The genomic stretch TTGCCTACACCGATAGTGACTATGCTGGTGACTTGAATGATCGAAAGAGCACCTCAGGTTACGTCTTCTTGCTGAGCTCAGGGGCGGTGTCTTGGCTCTCAAAGAAACAACCAATTGTTACATTGTCAACCACAGAGGCAGAATTTGTGGCAGCCGCAGGATGTGCAAGTCAAGTGGTATGGATGAGGAGAGTACTGGATCAACTGGGACATCTTCAGGGAAGGAGCACCATAGTCATGTGTGATAATAGCTCCACTATTAAACTGTCAAGGAACCCAGTCATGCATGGGAGAAGCAAGCATATTGATGTTCGCTTTCATTTCTTAAGAGAACTTGCCAACGATGGTATTATTGAATTACTGCATTGTGGATCAGAAGAACAAGTTGCAGATGTGATGACGAAACCATTGAAGTTGGATTCCTTTCAGAAGTTCAGAAGACTGATGGGAATGTGCAGAGCTTCTGAGATAAGCTAACTGTGCATCACAGTTAGTTTAAGGGAAGGATTGACAAGTTGATTGTTTCTGAAGCTTTCCCAGTAACTGTTTCTGTTGGATTGTTCCCAACTGTTTCTGTTGAAACAGTTTCTGTTAGCAACTGTCATGCTAACAGAAACATGCACGTGGCAATATTCAATATTCATTCTGTTTTCTGTTAGGATTATAAGGCTATATATAGCCAAGCTCATTCTAAGCTCGTTAATAAGAATACACAGGGATTTACAGAGTTTTACTTTGTTTGTTCATAAAGAATTCTTATCAGTAATATGTACAATCGCAGTAGAGCATGAGCTAAATTAACGTTTGCTCATCCACTTTGCCCATCTGCTTCCACAGACTATACAGACAAGGATAGGTTAGGAAAATTAAATCCAggataaaagattttattttgatgttataaTTTTCTTGGCAACGAGTGGTTTTAGGacctttattaaaaattaattaaaattcttaattaacctTCAGGTGATGTGAAGTAACCATGAAAGAAATTGTgggaattatttttaatttgcaagtatttgatttaaatgaaCGAAATAGAGACAAAGACGAAGATCACCCTTGttaaccccccccccctcccacTTATAATCCAAACGCACTTCATGGATAGGTTTGGGAAATTAAATCCCTCAcaaaagattttcttttaatgtcaTAATTTGCTGGTGAGAAGTGTTTTTCATGTACTTGTCgagaattaattaaaactctTAATTAATCCTCGGGTGATGTCCAGCGACAAGAAATGGAacgatgaaaataaaaataaaaattatattctcaACTTATTCATTTTTGTGGTTGAAAAATACCGAAATGAGAATGAGAAATTAAATCTCGtttaaaagattttcttttaatgtcaTGGTCTGTTGCTAGTGAGTGTTTTTAGgacatttgttaattttttttaattaacctcTACGTGATGCTTAGCAAGGAGGGATGGAATGGGAATAGGATATTGTAATTCGCTCTTGACAATTTCCTCTCGGTGTATTATTCCAGCGGACGTCTGtgtatttatttcatgtttatttatttttaatttaaattatttttaataatatgaattaccactctctctctctctctctaaaaaaatctcacaatcATCAATCTTGTGCACAAATCTAAACCCAAAATTggaatatttattgaaataaaccAAATAAATCTAGCGGTGACGAAAAGGAAGCGGTGTCCTTTTCTCGTTTGCCTTGTCTGCCACCGTTACCATCATAAGGCGAACAAAAGTCCAGGATTTGTGGCTTGAGTTGAACAAATAACATAAATGTTTGTGTATTGTTAAAATAGAGAGAAACTGTCTGTGGATGTGGCTGGCTGGCAATTAGCTGGGCATTGGTTGGttatctcacaaaaaaaaaaaaaaacaaggaaagataAATAAGGACGTACAAAATTGAGGCTCCGTGGCTGATGGATTCGTGGGTGGTGGCTGAACTTGGATGCTGGAaatctgagagagagagagagagagatttcttGTTAGCGAGGACACAGGGAAcacaaaatccaaaaacatttataaatcattgaaaatattttcatttttaactgATATCTAAAAAGGTAATAGAGGATTTACTTTGATAATCTTTCATCTTTCTTAGCAATCATCTTTCAATTCTACTGTCCTCGTcctaaattcattaaaaatctGGTTTTGTCTCGTACAATATTTATAGACCCTTTTTATTGACAAGGGGTTGTAattcaaacttctttttttttttccccagatGTATGTGCGCAATATGAATATTCTGGTGCCCGATTGCGCAGAGGGATCGGGTTTCCTTGCATTTGGATTTGATGCCATCCTTGAATTCGCCATGACTcgggaaaataaaaaacatttttccttGCACTTGAGATTTTGGCCTAGCGGTTGAatggacttgttcccttcctttatatcctgggttcaaaccgcACCGTGCACGCATGTCATCTCCGCGGTATCTTATATACTCACtgagtttgcaggatgttcagtgagccgtaagattagtcgtggtacgcGCAAGCTGGCTCAGACACCcaggtaaattaaaaaaaaaaaaaaacacttctccTCAATCCAAACCTGATTAATACGAGGTggcgataaaaaaataatcccgtTGTCATCCGTCGGTATCATACCTCCCCATCACCACCTCATATTAAAAGACTTTCTTGatgcatagtttttttatttgctgtGAGCTCAAAAACCTGTCTAGCctccttcttttgtttttagtttcttacctacttttatttaaaaaaattattggaatcCGAGCCAGGCTACACAGAATTATTGAAATTTCATGACcgataaaacataaataatttgtttttttaaccaacCAAAAAGGGTCTCGTACAAAAATACCacgtgatatatatatatatatatatatatatatatatatatatatagacacacacacacatatataagcACAGTAATCAAAAGCAAGTCATGTGACGTGttctatgttttgtttttatactgaatttatttattaaagtgtttttaaaaattatttttttatttttaaaaattaaattaatatttttatatattttaaaaaaatattttaatatgctaataaataaataaataattttttaatatatttttaattaaaaaatacttttacaaaGCGTCGCAGTGCATCATCAAACAAATACACAATCATCTTGGAAGGACGCAACGCCAAGCCCAGCCAGTAGTCTCATGCACGTGACAGCTCGGAAACTTGATTTCGCGTGAGTCATGAATGCTACCTTTGATGTTTCCGGTTCACATGCGCTGGAAATACTATAGTGATAAAAGAAACatgtacaaaaagaaaaataggaaaaaaaaaagaaaaaatattttaaaacttagataaaaatactttttatcgtttttataattttagatgtgattttattttatcgtccatctctctctctcttgtaaaATGAATTCATAAAGTAAATATCGGTAGTCATATCCTTaacattctatttttttccgTCTTAGATAGCACGATATGGACAACTCCTTTGGCTCGCCGAATCACAACAGACGTTTATTTGAAAAGTGGGGATCCTCTACTCTAATGTCAGTGTCTTGCATTATATCGCATACTTTCACCTGACTATAGAATCCAATGAAAGATGGATGGAAGATAATACTTTCCCAGGTCATTTTTTATGGGAATGTTTGGAATTCCAATATGAtccatttattgaaattttcaaCATGACAATCTCAAGAttgtgataataaaataaaaatttaaagcatCGTTGTTTTGTATTGTATAGTATGAAATTCGACAGGCCTcctaagaaattatatatatatatatatatatatatatataacagcgGTACTGAAAAcattgtattaattatattcattaaaatatGTGATTTCAAAATcgcagtcttttttttttttcaaagcagaCAAAACCATGGCTTTGTGGGTGCTTGCCTGCTTGGGTGGGTGGGTGGTTTTCCAACAGGAGGTtgcaaaaattttgattttttttgtttttaaattatgatatgTTTGACTGTTTTgttgtgttaatattaaaaaataaaatttaaaaaataaaaaaaatattatttttaatatatttttaaataaaaaacactctaaaaataaaaagtaagatTGGTCCACCAATCAAAACAGTAAAATATTGGCAGGGACCATATTGCACTTTTACATCTTAAATAGCATCTCCTTTACGCTGTAGCTGGTTAATTTGGTGGTTGCCTCTCCACTTATCTCTTACAACATTCATAaatatatgcattttttttgcatgtgtTGTTTATCTGTAATTCATTTctcatcattatatatatatatatatatatatatatatatatatataatagtctTCTTAAAACTTACCACAAAAAATGTCGactctagttaaaaaaaaaaaatcgataattAAGTGTGAATGTTGTCAAAAAAATGACAGAGAGATTAAATGTCACCCAACAAATTTTAAATcagaatttaaattaatcacaatatttttttttgggattcaataattatcaaaaaggaaaagtttgactttgaaaaaaaaacataaaaataacgcACAAACCCCCAAAATCCCCTCgaaaaaaaaagccatttttTTACGCGAGAAGAAAAACTCAAAGCCATAGATTCAAGGACAATACTTTTTAACTACTTCCACTCTTATCAAATTGATGCATTATAAattcctttttaaatttttttcttttaaacggaaaaaaaaacataaccacACTGCATCATAAAAAGAAATGCTTAgtcctcattaaaaaaaaggaaaaaaaaatggcgcCATAAGTCATTGCTGCCAAGAATCGTCCTGACATGGCGAATTCACAGACAGTGACAGGCCAAACAAATACACCACACCACAACACACCACGGTATTCCGCAGCCAAAACGAACACAACTCCACTACAAACCGCTTGACTCTGCCTCTCCATTTCCCGCGTCACCAAAATTCCTTCCCTCTTCCtcactcccccccccccccctccctatTTCTATTCCTTTCTTGTAGTGGGTGCCTCCCCAACGACTCATTCAATACCCACTCCACAACCACCACCTCCACTACCTTCaccaaccaaaccaaaccaaagaaaacaagctcctccctctccctctcataGAATTCCAATTCTGTTACAATTAAAGCTCTGGACTTCTCCGTCATGTCTCCTCCGTCACTCATCATCCTGATTTCTGTATTTTCTATCCTCTCCCTATCTACCTCCCAACCTCCACCTCTTCGCCGTCAGTAATTCAATCCCTTCACTTCTCccactctagtttttttttttcattttcactttCTCTTAACTTCTccttctttttgcttttttttttaaatttttttttatttgcaggtACTTTAATTGATTGCGGTGCTACCGTGCCGTCAACAATCAACGGTCTTCAATGGATCCTAGACACTGGCTACATCACCGGTGGAACCGCAAAGAACCTAACAGTTCCAGTACTCAATCACACTCTCTCCACCGTCCGATCATTTCCTCTGCAAAATAATCTCCGCCGCAAATTCTGCTACGTGGTCAATGTTTTCCGAGGAGCAAAGTACATGATCAGGTCAACTTACTTCTACGGAGGAATCAACGGCAACGATTCACCACCTGTTTTCGATCAGATTGTTGATGGAACGCTCTGGAGCGTGGTGAATACCACGGAGGATTATAGAGATGGCATGTCGTCTTACTACGAAGGTGTTTTCTTGGCTCAAGGGAAGACTATGAGTTTCTGTATTGCTGCAAATTCGTACACGGAATCTGACCCGTTTATTTCGGCCTTGGAGTTCGTGATTTTGGAAAATTCGTTGTACAATTCGACTGATTTTAAACAGGCTGGACTTAGCTTGGTTGCCAGGCACAGTTTTGGCCACAATGAACGTATTCGGTGAGTTATCAGACCCGAACATTGAATTGCATGTTGATTTGTCGTTTACGAAATCTATTTCTCTGCATATATTGAATGACTGTTTCAATTAGATATCCTGATGATCAATTCGACCGAGTTTGGGAGCCATTTGGAGCAAATGATTCAACAGTATCGAGTAGTAAAAACGTGTCTGTTTCTACTATCTGGAATCTTCCTCCTACCAAGATATTtgaaacggaattgacaaccagCCGGTCAAGTCCTCAGGAACTGAACTGGCCTCCAGTGCCACTTCCTAATTCAACATACTATATTGCTTTATACTTTGCACACGATCATAATTCCTCGCCAGGGGGTTCAAGGATTATTGATATAAGTATTAATGGTGTACCGTATTATAAGAACATGACTGTGACGCCGGCTGGTGTTGTTGTCTTTGCAAATAAGTGGCCTCTTGGTGGTCTTACGAAGGTTGCTTTGACTCCGGCTACCGGTTTGAGCATTGATCCGTTGATTAACGGTGGAGAGGTGTTTGATGTGATTGCACTTGGAGGAAGAACACTTACAAGAGATGGTATGATTAACAAGGACTTGCCTTTTCTATTGGATTaagtaattaatttgttttctagaaaAGTTTTGAACTTCTACAAGAATTTTGTTGTTGCCGTCATTCATTGAATGAGCTTAACTGAAATCATATAGCTAAGCATGAGACCGGGAAAGTGTGAATGTGATTCATTgtggaagaaaaaagattttttatgctGATTAAGTGCATTTGTAAATATTTGCATTCATTCTCTGCATCACAGTTCACATGATAACATAAACTTTGCCGTAGTGTTCGTCTTGTCCAAGTGGTGCTCGTTTATAACTTAAAGGTAGGTGGAATTGGAGTTGGATTCATCATATAATTGTGCTTTGAATTTGTCACTTGCATTGATAGTACTGATTATATGGAATTCTTATTCGTTGGTGCAGTAATAGCTCTGGAAGCACTGAAAAGCAGTTTCCAGAATGCTCCACATGATTGGAACGGTGATCCCTGTATGCCACGTCAGTTTTCATGGACTGGAATTGCATGCTCTGAAGGCCCCCGGATTCGAGTGGTTACCTTGTAAGTTGGATCTGGTAATGAAAGACTGATTCTCTGTATGTGCAATGCTTCTTAGCACTTGACAAACAATTTATCTTCTGTTTTATTCTTGATTCCAGGAACCTGACAAGCATGGGTCTTTCAGGATCACTTCCACTTAGTTTTTCCAGATTGACTGCATTGACTGGCATGTAAGTTATCAAAACTATAATCATCAACTAGTAGAAATTGTACAGGAATTTCTagattgatgttttcttgtTTCTAACAGCTGGCTCGGGAACAACACTTTATCAGGATCCATACCTGATTTCAGTTCATTAAAGATGCTGGAGACATTGTAAGATTGTCCTCTTGCCCTCCCctgtttttttccccatttGGCCTAATTTAGGGTGCTTGGTTGCATATGGAAATGGAGTGCTTGTGGATTAGTCACCATTTGAATGGTATCGGTGACCTGTTTGTTCTGAAATGAACCAATTATCCCTGCTGCTTACGATATGGTGGGATGCTTTATATACCCTCAGGGGTTTGCTTGTATAATAGCATGCTAATGTGTGTGGAAATATTTGGGGAACCGTTTGAGTGCAACTTGTTTGCAAGTTGGTTtggcttttggtttttttttttttaatacaaaatatttttagataaatataaaataaacattactTTACGTGGCATTGTTTTCATATCGGAAAGGCATTTGGAAGACAACCAATTCACTGGCGAGATCCCTTTGTCACTTGGAAACATCAAGGGTCTTCGAGAACTGTAAGTCTTTTTAACACAAGAACATATGCGAGTCCCATGTTATCATTCCATGCTTTAGTTTCATGCTTCGGCTCCTTATCCA from Populus alba chromosome 8, ASM523922v2, whole genome shotgun sequence encodes the following:
- the LOC118055724 gene encoding leucine-rich repeat receptor-like serine/threonine-protein kinase At2g14510, producing the protein MSPPSLIILISVFSILSLSTSQPPPLRRTLIDCGATVPSTINGLQWILDTGYITGGTAKNLTVPVLNHTLSTVRSFPLQNNLRRKFCYVVNVFRGAKYMIRSTYFYGGINGNDSPPVFDQIVDGTLWSVVNTTEDYRDGMSSYYEGVFLAQGKTMSFCIAANSYTESDPFISALEFVILENSLYNSTDFKQAGLSLVARHSFGHNERIRYPDDQFDRVWEPFGANDSTVSSSKNVSVSTIWNLPPTKIFETELTTSRSSPQELNWPPVPLPNSTYYIALYFAHDHNSSPGGSRIIDISINGVPYYKNMTVTPAGVVVFANKWPLGGLTKVALTPATGLSIDPLINGGEVFDVIALGGRTLTRDVIALEALKSSFQNAPHDWNGDPCMPRQFSWTGIACSEGPRIRVVTLNLTSMGLSGSLPLSFSRLTALTGIWLGNNTLSGSIPDFSSLKMLETLHLEDNQFTGEIPLSLGNIKGLRELFLQNNNLTGQIPNNLIGKPGLNLRTSGNQFLSPSPS